The following are encoded together in the Microscilla marina ATCC 23134 genome:
- a CDS encoding DNA topoisomerase IV subunit B: MSKYTEDNIKTLDWREHIRKRPGMYIGKLGNGSAQDDGIYVLVKEILDNSIDEHMMGFGKKIEIKLEEKRVVVRDYGRGIPLGKVIDCVSKINTGGKYDSDAFQKSVGLNGVGTKAVNALSAYFKVQSFRDGETKVAEFNQGVITNDEPIAKTSERNGTLTIFEPDNDVFVNYKYNPDFLEDLIWNYAFLNAGLKIKFNGKEYFSENGLLDLLRFKTNKTNIRYPIIHLKGNDIEVALTHSNQYGEEYYSFVNGQNTTQGGTHLSAFRESVVKVARDFYGKDFDSADVRASIVATVSIRVQEPVFESQTKTKLGSQQVAPGGLSIRAFVNDFIKTELDNYLHRNPEVAKAIEARILQSEKERKEISVIKKLANQKARKANLHNKKLRDCRVHFIDQKKDNRYETTLFITEGDSASGSLTKARDVQTQAVFSLRGKPLNCYKLTKKVVYENEEFNLLQHALDIEDGIENLRYNKIVIATDADVDGMHIRLLLMTFFLQFFPDVVKQGHLYVLETPLFRVRNKKKTVYCYSEKEKQRAIKSLGSKPEITRFKGLGEISPDEFGQFIGSNMRAEPVSLRSETSIDDVLAYYMGKNTADRQKFIVDNLRVESDTVEGEALETETA, encoded by the coding sequence ATGAGTAAGTATACAGAAGATAATATAAAAACCCTTGATTGGCGTGAGCATATTCGTAAACGTCCTGGTATGTATATCGGGAAGTTGGGCAATGGATCGGCGCAGGATGATGGGATTTATGTGTTGGTCAAAGAGATTTTGGACAACTCTATAGATGAACACATGATGGGGTTTGGTAAAAAAATAGAAATCAAGCTCGAAGAGAAAAGAGTAGTAGTGCGCGATTATGGAAGGGGGATTCCTTTAGGTAAAGTAATAGACTGTGTGTCTAAGATCAATACTGGAGGAAAATATGACTCTGATGCTTTCCAAAAATCGGTAGGTTTGAACGGAGTAGGTACCAAAGCAGTAAATGCTTTGTCGGCTTATTTCAAGGTACAATCTTTTCGTGATGGTGAAACCAAAGTGGCAGAGTTTAACCAAGGGGTCATTACCAACGATGAACCGATTGCCAAAACATCGGAACGCAATGGCACATTGACTATTTTTGAGCCCGATAATGATGTTTTTGTCAATTATAAATACAACCCTGACTTCTTAGAAGACCTCATCTGGAACTATGCTTTCTTGAATGCCGGGCTTAAGATTAAGTTCAATGGCAAAGAGTATTTTTCTGAAAATGGGTTGCTTGATTTATTGCGCTTCAAAACCAATAAAACCAATATTCGTTACCCTATTATTCACCTCAAGGGCAATGACATTGAAGTAGCACTGACCCACTCAAACCAATATGGTGAAGAGTATTATTCGTTTGTAAACGGACAAAATACTACCCAGGGAGGAACCCACCTGTCGGCTTTTAGAGAAAGCGTGGTAAAGGTAGCGCGCGATTTTTATGGCAAAGATTTCGACTCTGCCGATGTGCGGGCATCTATAGTGGCCACCGTGAGCATAAGGGTGCAAGAACCCGTGTTTGAGTCACAAACCAAAACCAAGCTAGGGTCTCAACAAGTGGCTCCAGGAGGCTTAAGTATTCGGGCATTTGTCAATGATTTTATCAAAACTGAGCTCGACAACTACTTACACCGTAACCCTGAAGTAGCCAAAGCAATAGAAGCGCGTATTTTGCAGTCGGAGAAAGAGCGCAAAGAGATTTCGGTGATTAAAAAACTTGCCAACCAAAAAGCACGCAAGGCAAACTTACACAACAAAAAGCTGCGTGACTGCCGGGTACATTTTATTGATCAGAAAAAAGACAACCGTTATGAAACCACCTTGTTTATTACCGAGGGAGATTCGGCGAGTGGTTCTTTGACCAAAGCCCGCGACGTGCAAACCCAGGCAGTATTTAGTTTGCGGGGTAAGCCACTCAACTGTTATAAATTAACCAAAAAGGTAGTATACGAAAACGAAGAGTTTAATTTGCTACAGCACGCCCTTGATATTGAGGATGGCATAGAAAACCTTCGCTATAATAAAATTGTGATTGCTACTGATGCCGATGTAGACGGTATGCACATTCGTTTGTTGTTGATGACTTTCTTTTTACAGTTTTTTCCTGATGTGGTCAAGCAGGGGCATTTGTATGTATTGGAGACACCTTTGTTTAGGGTGCGCAATAAGAAAAAAACAGTGTATTGCTACAGCGAAAAAGAAAAACAACGTGCGATAAAATCTTTGGGAAGCAAGCCCGAAATTACTCGATTTAAAGGTTTGGGTGAGATTTCTCCCGATGAGTTTGGCCAATTTATCGGGTCAAATATGCGCGCCGAACCAGTAAGTTTGCGCTCTGAAACTTCTATAGACGATGTGCTTGCGTATTATATGGGTAAAAACACAGCAGATCGACAAAAGTTTATTGTGGACAACTTAAGGGTAGAGAGTGACACCGTAGAAGGCGAAGCTTTAGAAACAGAAACTGCTTAA
- a CDS encoding DUF4097 family beta strand repeat-containing protein has protein sequence MKNIKYLLWVITLVFCVLTFYSFSSQAQGSVVAQIDTSYAGIKNVEIKARFCRVEIGAVDNTDKVSFFGEITGNYSKGAYKFMHQKVGNTLKVWLDGKSFKIGFSIISKSKLMFKIPKGTNVVVQNTSGSVYGVGLNGAITHLAANSGSIKAANINSPKVYIKTSSGSIKTENISGKNIEFKSSSGSIRAENVSGQTLIAQSSSGGQRWANITAEFTTQANSGGIRVTGVKGNTSLRTSSGSIKVSNLAGNLKAKASSGGVLLKNVQGALNVRASSGSIKGDEILLTGNSDFESRSGGIRMKLKNDLKKLDFDLRASSGSLRIGGQRSGKRFVLRNGNRILVTGISRSGSQRYVSFDEGK, from the coding sequence ATGAAAAATATTAAATATTTACTTTGGGTCATTACCCTGGTGTTTTGTGTCCTTACTTTTTACAGTTTTTCAAGCCAGGCACAAGGCAGTGTTGTAGCTCAGATTGACACAAGTTATGCGGGTATAAAAAACGTAGAGATCAAAGCCCGCTTTTGCCGGGTAGAAATAGGCGCGGTAGACAATACCGACAAGGTGTCTTTTTTTGGCGAGATTACTGGCAACTACAGCAAAGGGGCATACAAGTTTATGCACCAAAAAGTAGGCAATACCCTCAAGGTATGGCTGGATGGTAAATCTTTTAAAATAGGTTTTTCTATCATTTCCAAGAGCAAATTAATGTTTAAAATACCCAAGGGTACCAATGTAGTGGTGCAAAATACGTCGGGCAGTGTGTATGGAGTAGGACTCAACGGAGCCATTACCCACCTTGCCGCCAATTCGGGCAGTATAAAAGCCGCCAATATCAACTCGCCTAAAGTATACATCAAAACCAGCTCTGGTAGCATAAAGACAGAAAACATAAGCGGCAAAAACATAGAATTTAAGTCGTCTTCAGGTAGTATCAGGGCTGAGAATGTGAGTGGACAAACGCTCATTGCCCAGAGTAGTTCGGGTGGGCAACGTTGGGCAAACATCACTGCGGAGTTTACCACTCAGGCAAATTCGGGAGGCATAAGAGTGACTGGTGTCAAAGGAAATACCAGCCTTAGAACCTCTTCGGGGTCTATCAAGGTAAGCAACCTGGCAGGCAACCTGAAGGCCAAGGCAAGTTCGGGGGGAGTACTCCTTAAAAATGTACAAGGTGCTTTGAATGTACGTGCGTCATCGGGCAGTATCAAAGGAGATGAAATATTGCTTACTGGCAACTCAGATTTTGAAAGTCGATCGGGAGGGATTAGAATGAAGCTCAAAAATGACCTTAAAAAATTAGACTTTGACTTAAGGGCTAGTTCGGGCAGCCTGCGCATAGGAGGGCAGCGTTCGGGCAAGCGTTTTGTGCTCAGAAATGGCAATCGTATTTTAGTCACAGGCATTAGCCGTTCGGGTAGTCAACGTTATGTGTCTTTTGACGAAGGAAAGTAG
- a CDS encoding zinc-dependent metalloprotease, producing MKENYKNTLRNALMLCLGLILIVANDATAQRKKKNRKNKKGQTTPQKKKPRGGIKPYDKVITKAAKTDSGLFIYHKVKTKHYFEIPKQLLNKEMLIVSRISGITQGISFGGAGMKSRPQQVVRWQKVDNTILLRSVSYNSVANENDPIYKSVKSNNFEPIIMSFRLATISKDKQNYVIEISKLFTGDVAMIGPLSSAQKRRFGVRRLDKSRSMISGIKSYPKNIEVRHILTYTATKLPSNAITGSLSLEMNQSMILLPEKPMKPRYFDQRVGYFSVRQTLYNKDIHEAKRRQFITRWRLEPKDPEAFKRGELVEPIKPIVYYIGAGTPVKWRKYLKQGVEDWQKAFEKAGFKNAIIGKYAPTKKEDPEYSPEDVRYSVIRYVTNPIQNAMGPHVHDPRTGEILESDIIWYHNVMKLLRNWFFVQTAAINPDARNPQFSDELMGQLIRFVAAHEVGHTLGLPHNMGSSSAYPVDSLRSASFTKKMGTAPSIMDYARFNYIAQPGDKGVSLMPNIGIYDIYAIRWGYRPILDKTAEEERAVLNQWIKAKAGDKNYRFGRQMFGPRDPSAQTEDLGDDAVKASGYGIANLKRIMNNLVKWTYKEGENYETLQELYGQILGQWSRYMGHVATNVGGVYEYYKTADQKGDVYTHVPKAHQKKAMKFLIDQAFKTPKWMIRKDILAKVEADGIINRIRAAQVRVLKQLLDFSRLARLIENETLNGNQAYKMIDMCKDLRDGIWSEAKNGGKTGTYRRNLQRAHIEQLERLLTKEQAPVKNRALLSFMGYSKVDVSQSDIRPIARGELNQIKNLARRAANTSSDSMTRYHYQDVVARIEAILNPKSK from the coding sequence CACTACTTTGAAATACCCAAACAACTACTTAATAAAGAAATGTTGATTGTAAGCCGTATTTCAGGCATTACTCAAGGCATTTCGTTTGGTGGTGCAGGTATGAAGTCACGCCCGCAACAAGTAGTACGCTGGCAAAAAGTAGACAACACGATCTTGCTACGCTCGGTGTCTTACAATAGTGTAGCCAATGAGAATGACCCGATATATAAGTCGGTAAAAAGTAACAACTTTGAGCCTATCATTATGTCGTTTAGACTGGCTACTATCAGCAAAGACAAACAAAATTATGTGATAGAGATATCTAAGCTTTTTACGGGCGATGTAGCAATGATTGGCCCCTTGAGCTCCGCCCAAAAACGCCGCTTTGGGGTAAGACGCTTAGACAAGAGTCGCTCGATGATTTCAGGCATAAAGAGTTACCCAAAAAATATAGAAGTACGCCATATATTGACCTACACTGCTACCAAACTACCGAGCAACGCCATTACAGGATCTTTGTCTTTGGAAATGAACCAATCGATGATTTTGCTCCCCGAAAAACCAATGAAGCCTCGCTATTTTGACCAACGAGTGGGGTACTTTTCGGTAAGGCAGACTTTGTACAATAAGGATATACACGAAGCAAAGCGCCGTCAGTTTATTACACGCTGGAGGCTTGAACCCAAAGACCCTGAGGCATTTAAAAGAGGAGAATTGGTAGAGCCGATAAAGCCCATTGTTTATTATATAGGCGCAGGTACTCCAGTAAAGTGGCGTAAGTACCTAAAACAAGGAGTAGAAGATTGGCAAAAAGCTTTTGAAAAGGCTGGATTTAAAAATGCCATTATTGGCAAATATGCCCCTACTAAAAAAGAAGACCCAGAGTATAGCCCCGAAGATGTACGTTACTCGGTAATTCGTTACGTAACCAACCCTATTCAAAATGCAATGGGCCCTCATGTGCACGACCCACGCACCGGGGAGATTTTAGAAAGTGATATTATCTGGTACCACAATGTAATGAAACTGCTACGCAACTGGTTTTTTGTGCAAACTGCCGCCATCAACCCTGATGCTCGCAACCCTCAGTTTAGCGATGAGTTGATGGGACAATTGATTCGCTTTGTAGCTGCCCACGAAGTAGGACACACCTTGGGGCTACCCCACAATATGGGCTCAAGCTCGGCTTACCCAGTAGACTCTTTGCGCTCAGCAAGTTTTACAAAAAAAATGGGAACTGCTCCTTCCATCATGGACTATGCCCGATTTAATTATATAGCTCAACCCGGCGATAAAGGGGTTTCGTTGATGCCCAACATTGGTATTTACGATATATATGCTATTCGCTGGGGGTACCGCCCTATCTTGGACAAAACTGCCGAAGAAGAACGCGCAGTACTGAACCAATGGATCAAAGCAAAAGCTGGTGATAAAAACTATCGTTTTGGGCGTCAAATGTTTGGACCACGCGATCCATCAGCCCAAACCGAAGACTTAGGCGACGATGCAGTAAAAGCCAGTGGTTATGGCATTGCCAACCTTAAGCGCATTATGAACAATCTAGTAAAGTGGACTTATAAAGAAGGAGAAAATTACGAAACGCTGCAAGAGCTTTATGGACAAATATTGGGGCAATGGAGCCGTTATATGGGACACGTTGCTACCAATGTAGGGGGAGTATATGAGTATTATAAAACAGCCGACCAGAAAGGTGATGTGTATACCCATGTGCCTAAAGCCCACCAGAAAAAAGCCATGAAATTTTTGATTGATCAGGCTTTTAAAACGCCCAAATGGATGATTCGTAAAGACATATTGGCTAAAGTAGAAGCCGACGGAATTATCAACCGTATTCGTGCGGCACAAGTAAGGGTGCTGAAGCAATTACTTGATTTTAGCCGCTTGGCGCGCCTCATCGAAAACGAAACGTTGAATGGCAACCAGGCTTATAAGATGATAGATATGTGCAAAGATTTACGCGATGGCATTTGGAGTGAAGCCAAAAATGGGGGCAAAACAGGAACTTACCGTCGTAACTTGCAACGTGCCCATATAGAGCAACTAGAGCGCTTACTGACTAAGGAACAAGCTCCAGTAAAGAACCGTGCTTTGTTGAGTTTTATGGGCTACTCAAAGGTAGATGTAAGCCAGTCAGACATTCGTCCTATTGCCCGTGGTGAATTGAATCAAATTAAGAACCTGGCGCGTCGTGCTGCTAATACCAGCAGCGATTCGATGACTAGATACCATTACCAGGATGTAGTAGCACGCATTGAAGCTATTCTGAACCCAAAAAGTAAATAA